In Paraburkholderia phenazinium, one DNA window encodes the following:
- a CDS encoding SMP-30/gluconolactonase/LRE family protein, producing the protein MSEPKRAVRATLLIDAKCTLGEGATWCARSGRFYWTDIEGARLWRYDPRDRSSTSWRMPERLATFALCADPHYLLLGLATHLAFFDLATGETQRIVDVEPGMNTRVNDGRCDRQGRFVFGTKDEGSPLRAVGGFYRLNRDLSLERLPLPAPAISNSIAFSPDGATMYYCDSPTREIRACDYAADGTVANDRLFTKLADATGEPDGSTVDRDGGLWNAQWGGARVVRYGADGVETARVTVPTVQPSCVALGGEQLGTLYITSARIDLDASALAGDAQAGGVFVAVPGARGLPEALFQGAPAARSTSELS; encoded by the coding sequence GTGAGCGAGCCTAAGCGTGCTGTGCGCGCAACACTGCTGATCGACGCGAAATGCACGCTTGGTGAAGGCGCCACCTGGTGCGCGCGAAGCGGCCGCTTTTACTGGACCGATATCGAAGGCGCGCGCCTCTGGCGCTACGACCCGCGCGACCGGAGCAGCACCTCCTGGCGCATGCCGGAACGGCTCGCGACGTTTGCGCTCTGCGCCGATCCGCACTACCTTTTACTCGGACTCGCGACACATCTCGCGTTCTTCGACCTTGCAACTGGCGAGACTCAGCGTATTGTCGATGTCGAGCCGGGCATGAACACGCGCGTCAACGATGGCCGCTGCGACCGTCAGGGGCGCTTTGTCTTCGGTACGAAGGATGAGGGTTCGCCCTTGCGCGCAGTGGGCGGGTTCTATCGTCTGAACCGCGATCTGTCGCTCGAGCGCTTGCCCTTGCCGGCGCCCGCGATTTCGAACAGCATCGCCTTCAGTCCGGACGGCGCGACGATGTACTACTGCGATTCGCCGACCCGCGAGATTCGCGCGTGCGATTACGCTGCAGACGGCACGGTTGCGAACGACCGTCTGTTCACGAAGCTCGCGGATGCGACCGGCGAGCCCGACGGCTCGACTGTCGACCGCGACGGCGGTTTGTGGAATGCGCAGTGGGGCGGAGCGCGCGTGGTGCGCTACGGAGCGGATGGTGTGGAAACGGCGCGGGTGACGGTGCCGACCGTGCAGCCGAGTTGCGTGGCGCTCGGCGGGGAGCAGCTCGGCACGTTGTACATCACGAGTGCGCGCATCGATCTGGACGCGTCCGCGCTGGCCGGCGACGCGCAAGCGGGCGGCGTGTTCGTGGCGGTACCTGGCGCGCGCGGGTTGCCTGAGGCGCTCTTTCAGGGCGCGCCGGCAGCGCGTAGCACGAGTGAGTTGAGTTAG
- a CDS encoding SDR family NAD(P)-dependent oxidoreductase, giving the protein MSSPANAKARQADNVYARYPSLADRAVLITGGATGIGASFVEHFAAQGSRVAFFDIDASAGEALADELGDSRHKPLFLPCDLTDIDALRKAIADVKAALGPIEVLVNNAANDKRHQIEEVTPESFDAGIAVNLRHQFFAAQAVAGDMKAAGRGSIINLGSISWMLKNGGYPVYVMSKSAVQGLTRGLARDLGHFNIRVNTLAPGWVMTEKQKRLWLDDAGRRAIKEGQCIDAELMPEDLARMALFLAADDSRLITAQDIIVDGGWA; this is encoded by the coding sequence ATGTCGTCTCCTGCCAATGCGAAGGCCCGCCAGGCGGACAACGTATATGCGCGCTATCCGAGCCTTGCAGACCGGGCCGTGCTGATTACGGGCGGCGCGACCGGGATCGGCGCGTCGTTCGTCGAGCACTTCGCGGCGCAGGGCTCGCGGGTCGCGTTCTTCGATATCGACGCAAGCGCCGGCGAGGCGCTCGCCGATGAACTCGGCGACTCGCGCCACAAGCCGCTGTTCCTGCCGTGCGACCTGACCGACATCGACGCGTTGCGCAAGGCGATCGCCGACGTCAAGGCCGCACTCGGCCCGATCGAGGTGCTCGTCAACAACGCCGCGAACGACAAGCGTCACCAGATCGAAGAGGTGACGCCCGAATCGTTCGACGCCGGCATCGCCGTCAACCTGCGTCATCAATTCTTTGCGGCCCAGGCTGTGGCGGGCGATATGAAAGCGGCCGGTCGGGGCTCGATCATCAATCTCGGCTCGATCAGCTGGATGCTGAAGAACGGCGGCTATCCGGTGTACGTGATGTCGAAGTCGGCGGTCCAGGGCCTCACGCGCGGTCTGGCGCGCGATCTCGGCCATTTCAACATCCGCGTGAACACGCTGGCGCCGGGCTGGGTGATGACCGAGAAGCAGAAGCGCCTGTGGCTCGACGATGCCGGGCGCCGTGCGATCAAGGAAGGGCAGTGCATCGACGCCGAGTTGATGCCCGAGGATCTGGCCCGCATGGCGCTTTTCCTCGCCGCGGACGACAGCCGTCTGATCACGGCGCAGGACATCATCGTCGACGGAGGTTGGGCGTGA
- the araH gene encoding L-arabinose ABC transporter permease AraH, whose protein sequence is MQARENLAQQAAKGAAEALIPQSNDKQKWWQQVTDYSLIVIFAIMFITMSLTVDHFFSIENMLGLALSISQIGMVACTMMFCLASRDFDLSVGSTVAFAGVLCAMVLNATGNTFIAIIAAVVAGGVIGFINGAVIAYLRINALITTLATMEIVRGLGFIVSHGQAVGVSSDTFIALGGLSMFGVSLPIWVTLLCFIVFGVMLNQTVYGRNTLAIGGNPEASRLAGINVERTRVYIFLVQGAVTALAGVILASRITSGQPNAAEGFELNVISACVLGGVSLLGGRATISGVVIGVLIMGTVENVMNLLNIDAFYQYLVRGAILLAAVLLDQLKNRGSRD, encoded by the coding sequence ATGCAAGCCAGAGAAAACCTCGCGCAACAGGCCGCCAAGGGCGCCGCCGAAGCGCTGATTCCACAGAGCAACGACAAGCAGAAATGGTGGCAGCAGGTCACCGACTACAGCCTGATCGTGATCTTCGCGATCATGTTCATCACGATGTCCCTGACTGTCGATCACTTTTTCTCGATCGAAAACATGCTCGGGCTCGCGTTGTCGATCTCGCAGATCGGCATGGTCGCGTGCACGATGATGTTCTGTCTCGCTTCACGTGACTTCGACCTGTCCGTGGGTTCCACCGTCGCATTCGCCGGCGTGCTGTGCGCCATGGTGCTCAACGCCACCGGCAACACCTTCATCGCGATCATCGCGGCGGTCGTGGCGGGCGGCGTGATCGGTTTCATCAACGGCGCGGTGATTGCGTATCTGCGCATCAACGCGCTGATCACCACGCTGGCGACCATGGAAATCGTTCGCGGCCTTGGTTTTATCGTGTCGCATGGGCAGGCCGTGGGGGTGTCGTCGGATACGTTTATCGCGCTGGGCGGCCTGTCGATGTTCGGCGTGTCGCTGCCGATCTGGGTCACGCTGCTGTGCTTCATCGTGTTCGGCGTGATGCTCAACCAGACCGTGTATGGCCGCAATACGCTGGCGATCGGCGGCAATCCGGAAGCTTCGCGTCTGGCCGGTATCAACGTCGAGCGCACCCGTGTGTATATTTTCCTGGTGCAGGGCGCGGTCACCGCGCTGGCCGGCGTGATTCTCGCCTCGCGTATCACCTCCGGGCAGCCGAACGCGGCTGAAGGCTTCGAGCTGAACGTGATCTCCGCATGCGTGCTGGGCGGCGTGTCGCTGCTGGGCGGCCGGGCGACGATTTCGGGCGTGGTGATCGGCGTGCTGATCATGGGCACGGTCGAGAACGTGATGAACCTGCTCAACATCGACGCGTTCTATCAGTACCTCGTGCGCGGTGCGATCCTGCTCGCCGCCGTGCTGCTCGACCAGTTGAAGAATCGCGGCTCGCGCGATTGA
- the araG gene encoding L-arabinose ABC transporter ATP-binding protein AraG has protein sequence MSATLRFDNIGKVFPGVRALDGVSFDVNVGQVHGLMGENGAGKSTLLKILGGEYQPNSGRLMIDGNEVRFGSAAASIASGIAVIHQELQYVPDLTVAENLLLGQLPNALGWVNKREAKRFVRERLEAMGVALDPNAKLRRLSIAQRQMVEICKALLRNARVIALDEPTSSLSHSETEVLFKLVRDLRADNRAMIYISHRMDEIYELCDACTIFRDGRKVASHPTLEGVKRDTIVAEMVGREISDIYSYKPRELGEVRFAAKAIEGHALKEPASFEVRRGEIVGFFGLVGAGRSELMHLVYGADSKKSGELILDGKPIKVRSAGEAIRHGIVLCPEDRKEEGIVAMATVSENINISCRRHYLRAGFFLNRKKEADTADRFIKLLKIKTPSRRQKIRFLSGGNQQKAILSRWLAEPDLKVVILDEPTRGIDVGAKHEIYNVIYQLAERGCAIVMISSELPEVLGVSDRIVVMRQGRISGELPRSQANEQAVLSLALPQSSTALESAVSQAA, from the coding sequence GTGTCAGCGACGCTGCGTTTTGACAATATCGGTAAGGTCTTTCCAGGCGTGCGTGCGCTCGACGGCGTGTCCTTCGACGTGAACGTCGGCCAGGTGCATGGCCTGATGGGCGAGAACGGCGCGGGGAAATCGACCCTGCTGAAGATTCTCGGTGGTGAATATCAGCCGAACTCCGGCCGCCTGATGATCGACGGCAATGAGGTGCGCTTCGGTAGCGCGGCCGCATCGATTGCCTCGGGGATCGCGGTGATTCACCAGGAACTGCAATACGTGCCCGACCTCACGGTCGCGGAAAATCTGCTGCTCGGCCAGTTGCCGAATGCACTCGGCTGGGTCAACAAGCGCGAAGCCAAGCGCTTTGTGCGCGAACGGCTCGAAGCGATGGGCGTGGCGCTCGATCCGAATGCAAAGCTGCGCAGGCTCTCCATCGCCCAGCGGCAGATGGTGGAAATCTGCAAGGCGCTGCTGCGTAACGCGCGCGTGATTGCGCTGGACGAGCCGACCAGCTCGCTGTCGCACAGCGAGACCGAAGTGCTGTTCAAGCTGGTGCGCGATCTGCGTGCCGACAACCGGGCGATGATCTACATCTCGCACCGGATGGACGAAATCTACGAGTTGTGCGACGCCTGTACGATCTTCCGTGACGGCCGCAAGGTGGCGTCGCATCCGACGCTCGAAGGCGTGAAGCGCGACACGATCGTGGCCGAAATGGTCGGCCGCGAGATCTCGGATATCTACAGTTACAAGCCGCGTGAACTCGGCGAAGTGCGTTTCGCCGCCAAGGCGATCGAAGGGCATGCGCTCAAGGAGCCGGCCAGCTTCGAAGTGCGGCGCGGCGAGATCGTCGGCTTCTTTGGTCTGGTGGGCGCGGGTCGCAGCGAACTGATGCACCTCGTGTACGGCGCCGACAGCAAGAAGAGCGGCGAGCTGATTCTGGACGGCAAGCCGATCAAGGTGCGCAGCGCCGGCGAAGCGATTCGCCACGGCATCGTGCTGTGTCCGGAAGACCGCAAGGAAGAGGGCATCGTCGCGATGGCGACCGTGTCCGAGAACATCAACATCAGTTGCCGGCGCCATTACCTGCGTGCGGGCTTCTTCCTGAACCGCAAGAAAGAGGCGGACACGGCGGACCGTTTTATCAAGCTGCTGAAGATCAAAACGCCGAGCCGCCGCCAGAAGATCCGTTTCCTCTCGGGCGGCAACCAGCAGAAGGCGATTCTGTCGCGCTGGCTCGCGGAGCCCGATCTGAAAGTGGTGATTCTCGACGAACCGACGCGCGGTATCGACGTCGGTGCGAAGCATGAGATCTATAACGTGATCTATCAGCTCGCGGAACGCGGTTGCGCAATTGTGATGATTTCGTCTGAACTGCCGGAAGTGCTCGGCGTATCCGACCGGATCGTGGTGATGCGGCAAGGCCGCATTTCCGGCGAACTGCCGCGCAGCCAGGCCAACGAACAGGCCGTGCTGAGCCTCGCTCTGCCGCAAAGTTCGACCGCACTGGAAAGCGCCGTCTCGCAGGCGGCCTGA
- a CDS encoding arabinose ABC transporter substrate-binding protein: MKRRIFLTLAAAAAGVLFNAPVVQAADSVKIGFLVKQPEEPWFQDEWKFAEIAAKEKGFTLVKIGAPSGEKVMSAIDNLAAQKAQGFIICTPDVKLGPGIVAKAKADGLKMMTVDDRLVDGAGKPIASVPHMGISAYNIGKQVGDGLAAEIKKRGWDMKDVGAIDVTYNQLPTAVDRTGGATDALVAAGFPKANVVEAPQAKTDTENAFNAANIALTKNPQFKHWIAYGLNDEAVLGAVRAAEGRGFKADNMIGIGIGGSDSALNEFKKPTPTGFYGTVIISPKRHGEETSTLMYDWITQGKEPPALTLTTGMLATRDNVADVREKMGLASK; this comes from the coding sequence ATGAAACGTAGAATTTTCCTCACGCTGGCAGCCGCAGCAGCAGGTGTGCTGTTCAACGCCCCCGTCGTGCAAGCCGCTGACTCCGTCAAGATCGGCTTTCTGGTGAAGCAGCCGGAAGAACCGTGGTTCCAGGACGAGTGGAAGTTTGCTGAGATCGCTGCCAAGGAAAAGGGCTTCACGCTGGTGAAAATCGGCGCACCCTCGGGCGAGAAGGTGATGAGCGCGATCGACAACCTGGCGGCCCAAAAGGCGCAAGGTTTCATTATCTGCACGCCGGACGTCAAGCTCGGACCGGGCATTGTCGCCAAGGCGAAGGCTGACGGACTGAAGATGATGACGGTCGACGACCGCCTCGTCGACGGTGCGGGCAAGCCGATCGCTTCGGTGCCGCATATGGGCATTTCGGCCTACAACATCGGCAAGCAGGTTGGCGATGGTCTGGCCGCGGAAATCAAGAAGCGCGGCTGGGACATGAAGGACGTCGGCGCGATCGACGTGACTTACAACCAGCTGCCGACCGCGGTTGACCGCACCGGTGGTGCGACCGACGCGCTCGTGGCCGCCGGTTTCCCGAAGGCCAACGTGGTTGAAGCGCCGCAGGCGAAGACCGATACGGAAAACGCCTTCAACGCCGCCAACATCGCGCTGACCAAGAACCCGCAGTTCAAGCACTGGATCGCTTACGGCCTGAACGACGAAGCCGTGCTCGGCGCCGTGCGTGCAGCGGAAGGCCGCGGCTTCAAGGCGGACAACATGATCGGTATCGGTATCGGCGGTTCGGATTCGGCGCTCAACGAGTTCAAGAAGCCGACGCCGACGGGCTTCTACGGCACCGTCATCATCAGCCCGAAGCGCCATGGCGAAGAAACCTCGACGCTGATGTACGACTGGATCACGCAAGGCAAGGAACCGCCGGCGCTCACGCTGACGACCGGCATGCTGGCCACGCGTGACAACGTCGCGGACGTGCGTGAAAAGATGGGTCTGGCATCGAAGTAA
- a CDS encoding SDR family oxidoreductase translates to MNRLANKVALITGAGRGIGAAIALAFAREGAAVVLAELDIETAQRTAQDIEAACRASSTQGTQAANGTNGTNGTNGASAPTGSAAVGAAKVLAVQTDVTQSASVQHAVREAERAFGAVDVLVNNAGINVFCDPLTMSDDDWRRCFAVDLDGVWNGCRAVLPGMVERGAGSIVNIASTHSFKIIPGCFPYPVAKHGVIGLTRALGIEYAPRNVRVNAIAPGYIETQLTHDWWNGQPDPAAAQQATLDLQPMKRIGRPEEVAMTAVFLASDEAPFINASCITVDGGRSALYHD, encoded by the coding sequence ATGAACCGGCTCGCCAACAAGGTCGCGTTGATCACCGGCGCCGGTCGCGGCATCGGTGCAGCCATTGCGCTGGCGTTTGCGCGCGAGGGGGCGGCTGTCGTGCTGGCGGAGCTGGATATCGAAACCGCCCAACGTACTGCGCAGGACATCGAAGCAGCATGCAGGGCAAGCAGCACCCAAGGCACCCAGGCTGCAAACGGCACGAACGGCACGAACGGCACGAACGGTGCAAGCGCACCTACCGGCTCGGCAGCTGTCGGCGCCGCAAAAGTGCTGGCGGTACAGACCGACGTGACGCAATCCGCCTCGGTCCAGCATGCCGTGCGCGAAGCCGAGCGCGCGTTCGGCGCGGTCGACGTGCTGGTGAACAACGCCGGCATCAACGTCTTCTGCGACCCGCTGACGATGAGCGACGACGACTGGCGGCGCTGCTTCGCCGTCGATCTGGACGGCGTCTGGAACGGCTGCCGCGCGGTGTTGCCGGGCATGGTGGAACGCGGCGCGGGCAGCATCGTGAATATCGCCTCGACGCATTCGTTCAAGATCATTCCGGGCTGCTTCCCGTACCCGGTCGCGAAGCACGGCGTGATTGGCCTGACCCGGGCGCTCGGCATCGAATACGCCCCGCGCAATGTGCGCGTCAACGCCATTGCACCGGGCTACATCGAAACGCAGTTGACGCACGACTGGTGGAACGGTCAGCCCGATCCCGCGGCGGCGCAGCAGGCGACGCTCGACCTGCAGCCGATGAAGCGCATCGGCCGCCCGGAAGAAGTGGCGATGACGGCGGTGTTCCTCGCCTCGGACGAGGCGCCGTTCATCAACGCGAGTTGCATCACGGTGGATGGCGGGCGCTCAGCGCTGTATCACGACTGA
- a CDS encoding 2-dehydro-3-deoxy-6-phosphogalactonate aldolase — protein sequence MQPHINLPAPYLPHAGLIAAFEACPLIAILRGVTPADAADHGQALYEAGFRIVEVPLNSPQPFDSIAAIRKALPADAIVGAGTVLHASFVHDVKSAGGELIVMPHSDAEVVAMAKAQGLACAPGVATPNEAFLALKNGADVLKMFPAEQLGCQVVKAWRAVIAAEVPLVPVGGITPDNMGPFLSAGANGFGLGSALYKPGQSVAATASHARAYINGLRIARASAKK from the coding sequence ATGCAACCTCACATCAATCTGCCCGCCCCGTATCTGCCGCACGCAGGTCTGATCGCGGCTTTCGAGGCGTGTCCGTTGATCGCCATTCTGCGCGGCGTCACGCCCGCCGATGCCGCCGACCACGGGCAGGCGCTGTACGAAGCCGGTTTCCGGATTGTCGAAGTGCCGCTGAATTCGCCGCAGCCGTTCGATAGCATCGCGGCGATCCGCAAGGCGCTGCCGGCGGATGCGATCGTCGGCGCGGGCACGGTGCTGCACGCGAGCTTCGTCCACGACGTCAAGTCGGCGGGCGGCGAACTGATCGTGATGCCGCATAGCGACGCCGAAGTGGTGGCGATGGCGAAGGCCCAGGGACTCGCCTGCGCACCGGGCGTGGCCACGCCGAACGAAGCGTTTCTGGCGCTGAAGAACGGCGCCGACGTGCTGAAGATGTTCCCCGCCGAACAACTCGGCTGCCAGGTCGTCAAGGCGTGGCGCGCGGTGATTGCAGCCGAAGTGCCGCTGGTGCCGGTCGGTGGCATTACCCCGGACAACATGGGTCCGTTCCTGAGCGCCGGCGCGAACGGCTTCGGGCTCGGCTCCGCGCTGTACAAGCCGGGCCAGAGCGTGGCGGCGACAGCGTCGCACGCCCGCGCCTATATCAACGGCCTGCGGATCGCACGAGCGAGCGCGAAGAAATGA
- a CDS encoding 2-dehydro-3-deoxygalactonokinase translates to MTQAGSPMQAHVANVGDGASAVATSKTRAVSLDQAALVALDWGTTSLRAYLFDAAGNVLDTRESTAGIMNLPRPAEEGGFDAAFEAACGAWLERAPGVPVIAAGMVGSAQGWLEAPYVDAPASADALVAGIVRVQTASGVALHIVPGVLQRGELPNVMRGEETQIFGALGDGPAATDGGQYELIGLPGTHAKWVVVRGGRIERFHTFMTGEIFAALREHTILGRTMVAPDRLDTEAFLRGVNIARQKGEAGPLATVFSTRTLGLTGQLGGQQQPDYLSGLLIGHELVGLDAVLAQQQTGLAGHALRLIGNEALCERYQLALSQFGCTEAPLVKQATERGLWRIATQAGLVAPAAAQAATSAATLAATPAPGAARAS, encoded by the coding sequence ATGACGCAAGCGGGTTCTCCCATGCAGGCTCATGTCGCGAACGTCGGAGACGGCGCGAGTGCCGTCGCGACATCGAAAACGCGCGCCGTCAGCCTCGATCAGGCCGCGCTGGTTGCGCTCGACTGGGGCACGACGTCCTTGCGTGCCTATCTGTTCGACGCAGCGGGCAACGTGCTGGACACGCGCGAATCGACCGCCGGCATCATGAATCTGCCGCGCCCTGCCGAAGAGGGCGGCTTCGATGCGGCCTTCGAAGCCGCGTGCGGGGCCTGGCTCGAGCGCGCACCCGGCGTGCCGGTGATCGCAGCAGGGATGGTCGGTAGTGCTCAGGGTTGGCTCGAAGCGCCGTACGTGGATGCGCCGGCGAGTGCCGACGCGCTGGTCGCCGGCATCGTGCGCGTGCAGACCGCTAGCGGTGTCGCGCTGCATATCGTGCCAGGCGTACTGCAGCGCGGCGAATTGCCGAACGTGATGCGCGGCGAAGAAACACAGATTTTCGGCGCGCTCGGCGATGGCCCTGCAGCGACGGACGGTGGGCAGTACGAGCTCATTGGCCTGCCCGGCACGCACGCGAAATGGGTGGTGGTGCGCGGCGGCAGGATCGAGCGCTTTCATACGTTCATGACCGGCGAGATTTTCGCGGCGTTGCGCGAGCATACGATTCTTGGCCGCACGATGGTCGCGCCGGATCGTCTGGATACCGAGGCATTTTTGCGCGGCGTGAATATCGCGCGTCAGAAAGGTGAGGCGGGTCCGCTCGCCACCGTATTCAGCACGCGCACGCTTGGACTCACCGGACAGCTTGGCGGCCAGCAGCAGCCCGACTATCTGTCGGGCCTGCTGATCGGCCACGAACTGGTCGGCCTCGACGCCGTCCTCGCGCAGCAGCAGACCGGCCTCGCCGGGCACGCGCTGCGCCTGATCGGCAATGAAGCGTTGTGCGAGCGTTACCAGCTCGCGCTGAGCCAGTTCGGCTGTACCGAGGCGCCGCTGGTCAAGCAAGCCACCGAACGCGGCCTGTGGCGCATCGCGACGCAGGCAGGCCTGGTGGCGCCGGCAGCGGCGCAAGCGGCAACCTCCGCGGCGACACTCGCAGCCACGCCGGCGCCCGGCGCCGCGCGTGCCAGCTAA
- a CDS encoding IclR family transcriptional regulator has protein sequence MNKAMSSHAAAGSDAGSEAAPQPRARTLNGASGSSRPVDEIALPSTLLDITPQQAGTQTLLRGLAILEAAAAGVRDLRTFGAALGTTRSTTHRLVSSLVQARYLRQVQGGYLLGPKLIELGTIALEQMPLTAVARPHLESLAEQTLDTIHLGVRDGDDVLYIDKIPGTRGLEMRSRVGHRMPLASTGIGKAMMLDLTPDAWQSLFDASRRALAGVSFKPDNRPDLPTFMQRMTTYSAGGYTFDLEENEASIRCVAAPVRDASGAIVAALSVASTIPYMSLERMDELIPVVQREARAISEELGWRVPQPATRRIKR, from the coding sequence ATGAACAAAGCGATGTCCTCTCACGCCGCCGCCGGGTCCGATGCAGGTTCCGAAGCCGCGCCCCAACCGCGCGCCCGCACGCTGAACGGCGCGTCGGGCTCATCCAGGCCCGTCGACGAAATCGCGCTGCCGAGTACCCTGCTCGACATCACGCCGCAGCAAGCCGGCACGCAGACGCTCTTGCGCGGCCTCGCGATTCTCGAAGCGGCCGCCGCCGGCGTGCGCGATCTGCGCACCTTCGGCGCCGCGCTCGGCACCACCCGCAGCACCACTCACCGGCTGGTCAGCAGTCTCGTGCAGGCGCGCTACCTGCGTCAGGTGCAGGGCGGCTATCTGCTCGGTCCGAAACTGATCGAACTCGGCACCATCGCGCTCGAACAGATGCCGCTCACCGCCGTGGCGCGGCCGCATCTCGAGTCGCTCGCCGAACAGACGCTCGATACGATCCACCTCGGCGTGCGCGACGGCGACGACGTGCTCTACATCGACAAGATCCCCGGCACGCGCGGCCTGGAAATGCGTTCGCGTGTGGGTCACCGCATGCCGCTCGCGTCCACCGGCATCGGCAAGGCGATGATGCTCGACCTCACGCCCGATGCCTGGCAGTCGCTGTTCGACGCATCGCGTCGCGCGCTGGCCGGCGTCAGCTTCAAGCCCGATAACCGCCCCGACCTGCCGACCTTCATGCAGCGCATGACGACCTATTCGGCAGGCGGCTACACGTTCGACCTCGAAGAAAACGAAGCCTCGATCCGCTGCGTGGCGGCGCCCGTGCGCGACGCGTCGGGCGCGATCGTCGCGGCGCTGTCGGTGGCGAGCACGATTCCGTATATGTCCCTCGAGCGGATGGACGAACTGATCCCCGTCGTGCAGCGCGAAGCGCGCGCCATCTCGGAGGAACTCGGCTGGCGTGTGCCGCAGCCGGCGACACGCAGGATCAAACGATGA
- the mtgA gene encoding monofunctional biosynthetic peptidoglycan transglycosylase: MTRARRAGRPGPTRWILYVGAVVAIAWFATQVFYFVQIGIWNYVNPQSTAFMRSDAWTLSQDRPDLSIQHTWVPYEQISRNLKRAIIASEDANFVNNNGFETEAILQAWEKNKARGKIVRGGSTITQQLARNLFLSRDKSYIRKGQEVIITWMLDTLMDKERIYEIYLNSVEWGNGVYGAQAAANYYYKTTAAKLSVGQSARLAVMLPRPKYFDEHRGSPYLAQRAGVIAHRMGAAELPE, encoded by the coding sequence ATGACGCGAGCGAGGCGAGCAGGCCGGCCGGGACCGACCCGCTGGATTCTATACGTTGGCGCGGTGGTTGCGATAGCCTGGTTCGCGACGCAGGTGTTCTACTTCGTGCAGATTGGCATCTGGAACTACGTGAATCCGCAGTCGACGGCGTTCATGCGCTCGGACGCGTGGACGCTTTCGCAGGACCGGCCTGATCTGTCGATCCAGCACACGTGGGTGCCGTACGAGCAGATTTCGCGCAATCTGAAGCGCGCGATCATCGCCTCCGAGGACGCGAACTTCGTTAACAACAACGGATTCGAGACTGAGGCCATCCTGCAGGCGTGGGAGAAAAATAAGGCGCGCGGCAAGATCGTTCGGGGTGGTTCGACGATCACCCAGCAACTGGCGCGCAATCTGTTTCTATCGCGGGATAAAAGTTATATCCGCAAGGGGCAGGAGGTCATCATCACGTGGATGCTTGATACCTTGATGGACAAGGAGCGGATCTACGAGATTTATCTCAACTCGGTCGAGTGGGGTAATGGGGTTTATGGCGCGCAGGCGGCGGCGAACTATTACTACAAGACGACGGCTGCGAAGCTGAGCGTGGGGCAGTCGGCGCGGCTGGCGGTGATGTTGCCGAGGCCTAAGTATTTTGATGAGCATCGGGGTTCGCCGTATCTCGCGCAACGCGCGGGGGTGATCGCTCATCGGATGGGGGCGGCTGAGTTGCCGGAGTGA
- the aroE gene encoding shikimate dehydrogenase has translation MSQTNRSTVESAAQSAVQAGTPATGEATSVAGSRDRYAVVGNPVGHSKSPFIHARFAEQTGEPIDYTHLLAPVDAFVPQVRAFIEGGGRGLNVTVPFKLEAHALATQLSPRAAAAGAVNTLRFEVGEIYGDNTDGFGLVRDIEVNLATPLEGARILLLGAGGAARGVVLPMLERAPHTLTIVNRTAAKASELVSQFGEAARSAGCRLSGGSAAAIEPGAYDVIINATAGSLDAALPECDDGAFGSGTLAYDMMYGAQPTVFMQHAQALGARAADGLGMLVEQAAESFYLWRGVRPEGAPVLAELRRMLAAPSVT, from the coding sequence ATGAGTCAGACCAACCGGTCCACCGTAGAGTCCGCAGCGCAGTCCGCCGTACAGGCAGGCACGCCGGCAACGGGCGAGGCGACTTCGGTTGCCGGCTCGCGAGACCGCTATGCGGTGGTCGGCAATCCGGTCGGGCATAGCAAATCGCCGTTCATTCACGCGCGCTTTGCCGAGCAGACCGGCGAGCCGATCGACTATACGCATCTGCTGGCGCCCGTCGACGCCTTCGTGCCGCAGGTTCGCGCGTTTATCGAGGGCGGTGGGCGTGGACTGAACGTCACCGTGCCGTTCAAACTGGAGGCGCATGCGCTGGCCACGCAGTTGTCGCCGCGTGCGGCGGCGGCGGGCGCGGTGAACACCTTGCGCTTCGAGGTTGGTGAGATCTACGGCGACAATACGGACGGCTTTGGCCTCGTGCGCGATATTGAAGTGAATCTGGCCACGCCGCTCGAGGGCGCTCGCATTCTGCTGCTGGGCGCGGGCGGTGCCGCGCGCGGCGTGGTGCTGCCGATGCTGGAGCGCGCGCCGCACACGCTGACGATCGTCAACCGGACCGCAGCGAAAGCGAGTGAGCTGGTGAGCCAGTTCGGCGAGGCGGCGCGCTCAGCCGGCTGCCGGCTGAGCGGCGGCAGCGCGGCGGCTATCGAGCCGGGTGCTTACGACGTCATCATCAATGCAACTGCCGGCAGTCTTGATGCCGCGTTGCCTGAGTGCGACGACGGCGCGTTCGGCAGCGGCACGCTCGCCTACGACATGATGTACGGCGCGCAGCCGACCGTTTTCATGCAGCACGCGCAAGCGCTGGGCGCGCGGGCGGCGGACGGTTTGGGGATGCTGGTCGAGCAGGCGGCCGAGTCGTTTTACCTCTGGCGCGGCGTGCGTCCTGAAGGCGCGCCGGTGCTGGCTGAACTGCGTCGGATGCTGGCCGCGCCGAGCGTGACCTGA